In the genome of uncultured Sphaerochaeta sp., the window CTTGCATGAACGAGAGAACCGCCACGATGGCAAAGAGACAAAGGGCCAAACCCAGAGCGATGCGTACACTGGTGGAGCGATGCCTATTCTGATTGGAAAAGGCATATCGGGCTGAAAGCCGAAGCAGCAAACCCATATCAGCGGTAGGAGATGGAAAGCACACGCTTGCCATCTATGGCATAGGTGACATCGCTGTACGGCTTCCCTTCGCTGAAGAGCGTCACGATGTTCCGACCGTCTTCCAAGAAGCGAGTGACCTTCACTGGTTGTCCATTCCTTCGCTCCTCAACCATGCTCCGTCTCCCTCCTTCATACGTTGTCAGAGTCTGATAGCCATCTGCCTTGATGGTTTGCTCGGCGATGAGCTGTCGTTCCTCATTATACCGGTATTCGGTGAGATAGAAAGGAGTTTTGCGGGAAATCAGAAGCGCGAGAGCGTTGTACGTCTCCTCGATGGCCTCTGATCCCTCGCTTCGATGCAGGATGAAACCACCCCCATCAAGATACTCAATGCGGGAAGCCGTGCCATAGGAGGCCTTGCTCCAAGCTTGGTGAACCGTATGCCCATTGGCAAGAGTGGTGAAGGATTGTCCCTCAGCTTCGGTTGCGGAAACAAGAAAGCGCTCGTCTTCCCATGCACCGAGCAAGGTGTAGGAGCGCATAGCAGCATCAATATGCAGCTGGGTCGTAAGCGAACCGTTCACACCGCCGTACGCATACAGGGTTGCACTTGCCAGCACATCGTCGTGCATGTGTGTGCTCTGCTGCAGCTTTCCATCCTCAGCATAGCTGTAGAACCAAATATCCGACCCTTTCTGCTCTTGTATCAGCACTCCTTCGGAAAACCACTGGATCAGGTCATCCTCCGAACCAGCATAGCGCGTGACACGGCTCTCCCCTACGGTTGAAGGAAAACGCTTTTTTGTCCAGAGCAGGGTCTGATCCTGATAGAGTTGCGTTTGGTCTCCCTCAAGTACAAGGATATACTCTCCCTCTCCCTGATACGGCCCCTTGTCCTGCCCAATGCTGTTGGACAGCCGATACATCGGCGCAGCAGAAAGGGCAAGCAAGGTGCAGAGCAGGAACAGGATGAGCAGTGCTTTTCTCATATCAGTCCGTCAGCCCCACCAAGGTATCAAGGAACTCGTCCTTGTCGAAGGGATGCATGTCTGCATAGGTCTCCCCAGTGCCGACGTAGGCGATGGGGATGTGGAGTTTCTCCCCTATCTGCACCAGGGCTCCCCCCTTCGCAAGACTGTCATACTTGGTAAGAATCAGGGCATCCAGGGCAACCGCTTGGTTGAACAACTCTGCCTGGCTGATGCCGTTCTGTCCGGTGGTGGAATCGATGACCAGGAATTTCTTGTAGTGAGCATCATCAATGCCCCTACCCTTCACGATCTTGTCGATCTTGGAGAGCTCACGCAACAAATTTTCCTTGTTGTGCATTCTGCCCGCAGTATCAACCAGAATCAGGTCTTCCTTTTTTGCCTGTGCACTGGTGATGGCATCAAAAACCACGGAACCAGGATCGCTGCCGTTCTTCTGCTTGACGATCCTGCACCCCAAACGCTGTGCATGGACTTCAAGCTGGTCAATGGCCGCTGCACGGAAGGTGTCCGCAGCGGCAAGCAACACTTGCTTGCCCTGCCTCTGGTAGTAGTTTGCAAGCTTGGCGATCGACGTGGTCTTCCCCACCCCATTGACACCCAGGATCAGAAAGACGGTGGGCATCTTCTCATCAAGCTCATGGGAGAAAACAGACACCTTGTCCTCAAGATGTGACTTCACCAAAAGTTGCAAATCCCTTTGTGTCTTCGATTTTGCACTCTTCGCAAGTTTCCTCACCGCGTCTGAGACATCCATGGCAAGCTTGGCACCCAAGTCACCCTCAATGAGAAAATCTTCCAGTGTCTCAAAATATTCCTCATCAAAAGAGCTCATACCAAACAGAGCTTTCAGTTTCGCTCCGAATCCTTTCAACATACCCTACCTACCTATTCAATATTGTGTACCGGCCCATGCTGCATACCTTGCCATCTCCATGACCAGTGCTGCCGCTGAAGCCAAGGCCACTGAGCTTGTACCCACCATGCCAACCTGCCACAATGGGTTGTCAATTCCAACTGTCTTTGAAAGCGAGAGGCTTCCTACATACGCTCCGAACAACAGGATAGTGTTTCTGAGCCGTTTATAAAAGTCCTTCTGGGTATCCTTGATGAGCAAGGAATCATCCAGCTCCTGGGAAAGAGAGGAGATGGACAGCGAAGTTCCAACCGGCCGTTCCAACTGGACGATGCGTCTGGAAAAACCCTCTTTCTCGAAAGTGAGCATCAAAGGATAGGATGGCACGGAAAGGGAGATGCTCGCCGCTTGTGCCACCACATTGCCTTCCAGCACCCAGGTTCCCACCCCATCATACGAGTGCACGACAAGCGGAGGATGGGTAAGCGGGCGCAGGGTCGCCCCAACTTCCTGCACGGCACCGCTCTTCAGGTCAACGGTCAAGGCAATAGGCTCATAGGAGGCAGACCGGAAAACCAAGCTATGTGTTCCTGGGGAGAGAAAGAGAAGCCCTTGCCTGCTCACCTGTTCTTTGCCATCCACCTCCAGGGAAAAAAGGAGCAACTCATCACTGAGGGCGAGCACACTCTGCTTGTCCTGGGAAACAAGCGAGAAGATGGCTTCTCCCAATGGCTGAGCAAGCTCCTGATAGCGGCCACCATCCACCAGACGGTCAAGCAAGAGCTGTGGCTCTTGTTGGTTGAGAGGGGAAAATTCAATCCTTATCCGTTCAAAGCGATCCAAGGACTCGGAGCGAACCAACAACAACCCGTCCAAATTCTCCTTGGACAACAACCAATCGCGTGCCTTAACACTCTTTGCAAGCGCAAGAGAGAGATGCTCATCATAGGGAACCAAGGTGTACGAAACAGGAATGGACGGCCCCAACGAAAGGTCGTCCACCGTCATTTTTTCTCTATTGAGGCGATTGAGCGCATCCAGATCATGCAACTCGTATGCCTTGTGCACTTCCTCTTCCCATAGTTTCTGCTCTGCACGAGCACGCTTCAATTCAAGAAGCCGAACATGGGAAGATGCGGGAAAGAGTGTGGACCCATACCTGGAGGCGGTAGTGAACACAAGCTCGGAGAGCGCTTGGTTTTGCTCGCCAAGGCTCACAATACCAATACGAAACGTTGGTTCCGGCTCCGCAGCAAGCGGAGCGCAGAACAACACAAGGAGTAGGAAGATTCGGGCCGCAACCCTGACCATACCCTACTCCTCCTTCTGGGCCCAGTGGAGATACCCTTCAATGAACGGCCCGATCTCCCCATCCATGACAGCTTGGATATTGCCGATGGTAGTACCTGTACGATGATCCTTGACCATGGTATACGGTTGGAAGACATAAGAGCGTATCTGACTGCCCCAGGTGATCTCTTTTTTCTCGATGGCATCCTTCTGGTGCTCTTTTTCCTTCTCTTCCTTGTAGTACTCGTAGAGTCGGCTCTTGAGCATCTTGAAGGCGACTTCCTTGTTCATGACCTGGCTGCGCTCGTTCTGGCACTGCACCACAATACCGGAAGCATAGTGGGTGATGCGCACGGCACTGTCAGTCTTGTTGACATGCTGGCCCCCTGCTCCTCCTGCCCGATACGTATCCAGTCGGTAGTCTTCCGGCTTGAGGTCAATCTCAATGGTGTCATCCACCACAGGAGATGCGTACACGCTGGTAAAAGAGGTATGTCTTCGCTTCTGGGAATCAAAGGGACTGATGCGCACCAAACGGTGGACTCCCGCCTCACCTTTGAGATAGCCGAAACTATAGGGACCTGAGATCTTGATGGTTGCACTCTTGATGCCGCCCTCATCCTCCAGGAGGTCCAGAACCTGGCTCTTGAAACCGTTGCGTTCACAATAGCGAAGATACATGCGCATGAGCATATTGGCCCAGTCGCTTGCCTCGTTGCCACCGGCACCGGCATGGATGGTGAGAAAGCAGTCATTCTTGTCGAACTTGCCGTCCAGCAAAGTTTTCAGCTTGAGTTCCTGATAGCTGTGCGACAGAGCCTCGATCTGTTCGTTGATCTGTGCTTCCTCTTCAGGATTGTCAGGTTCATCACTGTACAGGTCGATAAGTTCAGCCATCTCATCGATACGCTCAATCAACTCCTTCCATGGATAGTAGGAGTCTTTCAATGCATTGAGTTCGGAAAAGAGTTTCTCCGCACCATTGCGGTCATCCCAGAATCCGGGGGCAAGACTTTGTTGCTCGAGATCCTGGATCTTTTTTACCATTGCAGAGGAGTCAAAGCCGCCTCCATACGGTATAGGCTTCTTCTTTTACACTTTCAAACTGACCTTTATTTTGGAAAAACATGGAGTGCTCCTTCGTCTTATTTTCGCTCCACCCTGAGTCCCAGAGTGAATTTTCGTTCTTCACCACATTCCAGATGAATGGGCCAGGAAGCCATGAACAGCGTGTGCTGATACAGCTTCTCATCGCCAAGGATGGTGGAGATTTCAATAGTATAATCTTCCTTCAGCAAGGTAAAGCGGGTATCCGAGA includes:
- the prfB gene encoding peptide chain release factor 2 (programmed frameshift); the protein is MFFQNKGQFESVKEEAYTVWRRLDSSAMVKKIQDLEQQSLAPGFWDDRNGAEKLFSELNALKDSYYPWKELIERIDEMAELIDLYSDEPDNPEEEAQINEQIEALSHSYQELKLKTLLDGKFDKNDCFLTIHAGAGGNEASDWANMLMRMYLRYCERNGFKSQVLDLLEDEGGIKSATIKISGPYSFGYLKGEAGVHRLVRISPFDSQKRRHTSFTSVYASPVVDDTIEIDLKPEDYRLDTYRAGGAGGQHVNKTDSAVRITHYASGIVVQCQNERSQVMNKEVAFKMLKSRLYEYYKEEKEKEHQKDAIEKKEITWGSQIRSYVFQPYTMVKDHRTGTTIGNIQAVMDGEIGPFIEGYLHWAQKEE
- the ftsY gene encoding signal recognition particle-docking protein FtsY; translated protein: MLKGFGAKLKALFGMSSFDEEYFETLEDFLIEGDLGAKLAMDVSDAVRKLAKSAKSKTQRDLQLLVKSHLEDKVSVFSHELDEKMPTVFLILGVNGVGKTTSIAKLANYYQRQGKQVLLAAADTFRAAAIDQLEVHAQRLGCRIVKQKNGSDPGSVVFDAITSAQAKKEDLILVDTAGRMHNKENLLRELSKIDKIVKGRGIDDAHYKKFLVIDSTTGQNGISQAELFNQAVALDALILTKYDSLAKGGALVQIGEKLHIPIAYVGTGETYADMHPFDKDEFLDTLVGLTD